In Mesorhizobium sp. 113-3-3, a genomic segment contains:
- a CDS encoding anthrone oxygenase family protein, whose product MIKLVPALTIIAAIGSGLVGGVFFAFSNFVMAALARLPVPQGIAAMNSINITVITPTFMTALFGTGLICLVLIAAAFMGWAQSGSYWLLAGAVIYVIGNPIVTMVFNVPLNDALAAVDPASSAGAAAWANHLSQWVMWNHVRTVTAIVAMACFIFALL is encoded by the coding sequence ATGATCAAGCTTGTTCCCGCCCTCACCATCATCGCCGCGATCGGTTCGGGCCTCGTCGGCGGCGTGTTCTTCGCCTTTTCCAATTTCGTCATGGCTGCGCTAGCCCGGCTGCCTGTCCCGCAAGGCATCGCCGCGATGAATTCGATCAACATCACGGTGATCACGCCAACTTTCATGACGGCGCTTTTCGGCACCGGCCTCATCTGTCTGGTGCTTATCGCCGCCGCTTTCATGGGCTGGGCCCAGTCCGGCTCGTACTGGCTGCTCGCCGGCGCGGTGATCTACGTGATTGGCAACCCAATCGTGACCATGGTCTTCAACGTACCGCTCAACGATGCGCTCGCCGCCGTCGACCCGGCCAGCAGCGCCGGCGCCGCCGCGTGGGCGAACCATCTCAGCCAATGGGTGATGTGGAACCACGTCCGCACCGTCACCGCCATCGTGGCGATGGCCTGCTTTATCTTCGCGTTGCTCTAA